One Burkholderia thailandensis E264 genomic window carries:
- a CDS encoding ureidoglycolate lyase has product MKLLRYGAKSHEKPGLLDAQGRIRDLSGVIDDVAGSALGPDALARLRAIDPASLPLVEGAPRLGACVGGVGKFICIGLNYSDHAAESGMDVPSEPVVFGKWTSAICGPDDDVEIPRGSAKTDWEVELGVVIGTGGRYIEPADALAHVAGYCVVNDVSERAYQLERGGTWDKGKGCDTFGPLGPWLVTADEVPDPHRLRLWLDVDGHRYQNGSTATMIFRVPFLVSYLSRFMSLQPGDVISTGTPPGVGLGQKPPVYLRAGQVMTVGIEGLGEQRQRVVQG; this is encoded by the coding sequence ATGAAACTGTTGCGATACGGGGCGAAGTCCCACGAAAAACCCGGCCTGCTCGACGCGCAGGGGCGCATTCGCGATCTGTCCGGCGTCATCGACGACGTCGCGGGCAGCGCGCTCGGCCCGGACGCGCTCGCGCGGCTGCGGGCGATCGATCCGGCGAGCCTGCCGCTCGTCGAAGGCGCGCCGCGGCTCGGCGCATGCGTCGGCGGCGTCGGCAAGTTCATCTGCATCGGCCTCAACTATTCGGATCACGCGGCCGAATCCGGCATGGACGTGCCGAGCGAGCCCGTCGTCTTCGGCAAATGGACAAGCGCGATCTGCGGCCCGGACGACGACGTCGAGATCCCGCGCGGCTCGGCGAAGACCGACTGGGAAGTCGAGCTCGGCGTCGTGATCGGCACGGGCGGGCGCTACATCGAGCCGGCGGACGCGCTCGCGCACGTGGCCGGCTATTGCGTGGTCAACGACGTGTCGGAGCGCGCGTACCAGCTCGAGCGCGGCGGCACGTGGGACAAGGGCAAGGGATGCGACACGTTCGGCCCGCTCGGGCCCTGGCTCGTGACGGCCGACGAAGTGCCGGACCCGCACCGGCTGAGACTGTGGCTCGACGTCGACGGCCATCGCTATCAGAATGGCTCGACCGCGACGATGATCTTCCGCGTGCCGTTCCTCGTCAGCTACCTGAGCCGCTTCATGAGCCTGCAGCCGGGCGACGTAATCTCGACGGGCACGCCGCCCGGCGTCGGGCTCGGTCAGAAGCCGCCCGTCTATCTGCGCGCGGGGCAGGTGATGACGGTCGGCATCGAAGGGCTCGGCGAGCAGCGGCAGCGGGTCGTGCAGGGTTGA
- a CDS encoding SDR family oxidoreductase encodes MGDRLAGKTALVTAAAQGIGRAAAERLAREGARVIATDLRIDALRDGPFDARVLDVRDGAAIGALADAIGPVDALFNCAGFVHAGSVLDATEDEWDFGFDLNVKSMYRTIRAFLPAMLARERGSIINMASAASSVKGVPDRFVYGATKAAVIGLTKSVAADFVTHGIRCNAICPGTVESPSLDARIVEQARARGESVDAVRAAFVARQPMGRIGKPQEIAALVAYLASDESSFTTGAIHLIDGGWSN; translated from the coding sequence ATGGGAGACAGACTGGCAGGCAAGACGGCGCTCGTCACGGCCGCCGCGCAGGGCATCGGCCGCGCGGCGGCCGAGCGGCTCGCGCGCGAAGGCGCGCGCGTGATCGCGACGGATCTGCGCATCGACGCGTTGCGCGACGGCCCGTTCGACGCGCGCGTGCTCGACGTGCGCGACGGCGCGGCGATCGGCGCGCTCGCCGACGCGATCGGCCCCGTCGACGCGCTGTTCAACTGCGCGGGCTTCGTCCACGCGGGCTCGGTGCTCGACGCGACCGAGGACGAATGGGACTTCGGCTTCGATCTGAACGTGAAGTCGATGTACCGGACGATCCGCGCGTTCCTGCCCGCGATGCTCGCGCGCGAGCGCGGCTCGATCATCAACATGGCGTCCGCCGCGTCGAGCGTGAAGGGCGTGCCGGACCGGTTCGTCTACGGTGCGACGAAGGCGGCCGTGATCGGCCTGACGAAGTCGGTCGCCGCCGATTTCGTCACGCACGGGATTCGCTGCAATGCGATCTGCCCGGGCACCGTCGAATCGCCGTCGCTCGATGCGCGCATCGTCGAGCAGGCGCGCGCGCGCGGCGAATCGGTCGACGCGGTGCGCGCGGCGTTCGTCGCGCGCCAGCCGATGGGGCGCATCGGCAAGCCGCAGGAAATCGCGGCGCTCGTCGCATATCTCGCGTCCGACGAATCGTCGTTCACGACGGGCGCGATCCATCTGATCGACGGCGGCTGGTCGAACTGA
- a CDS encoding amidohydrolase family protein, whose amino-acid sequence MTDIIDAHQHYWNPARGDYGWLTPALAPLYRPFGPADLAPLRAAAGVARTIAVQAAPTVDETRYLLDLARRDPSIAGVVGWVPLDAPDARDTLAALARDPALKGVRPMLQDLPDAAWIASAALAPAIDALVELDLAFDALVTPRHLAPLATFARRFPRLRIVVDHGAKPPIRAGRAAWQPWADGIAALAALPNVHCKLSGLVTEAAHGWRPETIAPYVGHLFDAFGAARMIWGSDWPVLNLNGDYAGWHACARALTAARFGESACDAVFGANAAAFYRP is encoded by the coding sequence GTGACCGACATCATCGACGCCCATCAGCATTACTGGAACCCCGCGCGCGGCGACTACGGCTGGCTCACGCCCGCGCTCGCGCCGCTGTATCGCCCGTTCGGTCCCGCCGATCTCGCGCCGCTGCGCGCGGCGGCGGGCGTCGCCCGCACGATCGCCGTGCAGGCGGCGCCGACCGTCGACGAGACCCGTTATCTGCTCGACCTCGCGCGGCGCGATCCGTCGATCGCGGGCGTGGTCGGCTGGGTGCCGCTCGATGCGCCCGATGCGCGCGACACGCTCGCGGCGCTCGCGCGCGATCCGGCGCTCAAGGGGGTGCGCCCGATGCTGCAGGACTTGCCCGACGCGGCATGGATCGCGAGCGCGGCGCTCGCGCCCGCGATCGACGCGCTCGTCGAGCTCGACCTCGCGTTCGACGCGCTCGTGACGCCGCGGCATCTGGCGCCGCTCGCGACGTTCGCGCGCCGCTTCCCGCGGCTGCGCATCGTCGTCGATCACGGCGCGAAGCCGCCGATCCGCGCAGGCCGCGCCGCATGGCAACCGTGGGCCGACGGGATCGCGGCGCTCGCCGCGCTGCCGAACGTGCATTGCAAGCTGTCCGGGCTCGTGACCGAGGCCGCGCATGGCTGGCGTCCCGAAACCATCGCGCCGTATGTCGGCCATCTGTTCGACGCGTTCGGCGCGGCGCGGATGATCTGGGGCAGCGACTGGCCGGTGCTGAACCTGAACGGCGACTACGCGGGCTGGCACGCATGCGCGCGCGCGCTGACCGCCGCGCGTTTCGGCGAAAGCGCGTGCGATGCGGTGTTCGGCGCGAACGCCGCCGCGTTCTATCGGCCATGA
- a CDS encoding UxaA family hydrolase, whose protein sequence is MSMTVSTPGSTAIPAEGGHMPPDGVRRAVLAGYPRGDGRKGIRNVVAVAYLVECAHHVAREIVAQFRAPLRFGRDAAPGADEPSVHLIGFPGCYPNGYAEKMIERLATHPNVGAVLFVSLGCESMNKHYLVGAVRASGRPAGVLTIQDAGGTLSTIGAGVDWVRGARATLAKQRKAPMGIDELIVGTICGGSDGTSGITANPAVGRAFDLLVEQGAACLFEETGELVGCEYHMQSRAARPELGREIVACVQKAQRYYSILGHGSFAVGNADGGLTTQEEKSLGAYAKSGASPIVGIVKPGDVPPTPGLYLLDVVPDGEPRFGFPNISDNAEIAELIACGAHVILFTTGRGSVVGSALAPVVKVCANPATYRKLEGDMDIDAGRILEGRATLDEVGREIFAKTLAVASGATSKSEALGHQEFILTYKAFEPLGPACLPVAGPLRARRPA, encoded by the coding sequence GACGGCGTGCGCCGCGCGGTGCTCGCCGGCTACCCGCGCGGCGACGGGCGCAAGGGCATCCGCAACGTCGTCGCGGTCGCATATCTCGTCGAGTGCGCGCATCACGTCGCGCGCGAGATCGTCGCGCAATTCCGCGCACCGCTGCGCTTCGGCCGGGACGCCGCGCCCGGGGCCGACGAGCCGAGCGTGCATCTGATCGGCTTTCCGGGCTGCTATCCGAACGGCTACGCGGAAAAGATGATCGAGCGGCTCGCGACGCATCCGAACGTCGGCGCGGTGCTGTTCGTGTCGCTCGGCTGCGAGAGCATGAACAAGCACTACCTCGTCGGCGCGGTGCGCGCGAGCGGCCGCCCGGCCGGCGTGCTGACGATCCAGGACGCGGGCGGCACGTTGAGCACGATCGGCGCGGGCGTCGACTGGGTGCGCGGCGCTCGCGCGACGCTCGCGAAGCAGCGCAAGGCGCCGATGGGCATCGACGAGCTGATCGTCGGCACGATCTGCGGCGGCTCGGACGGCACGAGCGGCATCACCGCGAATCCGGCCGTCGGCCGCGCGTTCGATCTGCTCGTCGAGCAGGGCGCGGCGTGCCTGTTCGAGGAGACGGGCGAGCTCGTCGGCTGCGAATATCACATGCAGAGCCGCGCCGCGCGGCCCGAGCTTGGCCGCGAGATCGTCGCGTGCGTGCAGAAGGCGCAGCGCTATTACTCGATCCTCGGGCACGGCAGCTTCGCGGTCGGCAACGCGGACGGCGGACTCACGACGCAGGAGGAGAAATCGCTCGGCGCGTACGCGAAGAGCGGCGCGTCGCCGATCGTCGGCATCGTGAAGCCGGGCGACGTGCCGCCGACGCCGGGCCTCTATCTGCTCGACGTCGTGCCGGACGGCGAGCCGCGCTTCGGATTCCCGAACATCAGCGACAACGCGGAGATCGCCGAGCTGATCGCATGCGGCGCGCACGTGATCCTGTTCACGACGGGACGGGGGTCGGTGGTGGGCTCCGCGCTCGCGCCCGTCGTCAAGGTGTGCGCGAACCCGGCGACGTACCGCAAGCTCGAAGGCGACATGGACATCGACGCAGGCCGCATCCTCGAAGGCCGCGCGACGCTCGACGAAGTCGGGCGCGAGATTTTCGCGAAGACGCTGGCGGTTGCGAGTGGCGCGACGTCGAAATCGGAGGCGCTCGGCCATCAGGAGTTCATCCTGACGTACAAGGCGTTCGAGCCGCTCGGGCCCGCGTGCCTGCCCGTCGCGGGGCCGCTGCGCGCGCGGCGGCCGGCATGA